Genomic segment of Truepera radiovictrix DSM 17093:
AACTCGCCGGGGCCCGCGAGGCGCGCGCCGTGCGCCGTGCAGAGGTCTAAGACCCGCCGGAGCACGGCCGGGCCGCCGTGGGTCTGCAGCTCGAGCACGTCCTCGCCCGTGTACGAGTGGGGGGCGCGGAAGGTTAGGAGCAGCGCCTCATCGACGGTCTCATCCGTCGCTGCGTCGACGATGCGCCCGTAGACGACCCGCCCCGGGGGCAGCGCCGCGACGGGGGCGCCGCTGCGCGGGGCGAAGAGCCTCTCCGCGACCGCGTAGCTCTCCGGCCCCGAGAGCCGGACGATGCCGACCGCGCCGACGCCCGGGGCGGTGGCGATGGCGGCGATCGTGTCCCCGAGGGGTGGCAGCGGCACGTCTAGACGCCGACCCCGAGTTCGGCTTCGGGGTCGCTGTCCGGGGTAGGGGCGTTCTGATGCTCGGCAAGGGCGAAAAAGGCCTCGCGCGCCGCCGCCACCATCGCCTGGATGTCGGCTTCGGTGTGCGCGTAGGACAAGAAGGCTGCCTCGAAAGCGCTCGCCGGCCAGTAGACGCCGCGCGCGAGGAGGTGGTGGAACCACCTCCCGAAGGCGGCCGTGTCGGTGCGGCTGGCGCTCTCAAAGTCCACCACCGGCTCGTCCGTAAAGAAGACGGTGAGCATCGAACCCACGCGGTTGAGCGTGACGGGGACGCCAGCGTCTTGCGCGGCGCGCCTGAGCCCCTGCTCCAGCTGCGCGGTCCTGGCCTCCAGCACCTCGTAGAGGTCGGGCGTCTCGTCGATGACCTCCAAGGTGGCAATCCCCGCCGCCATCGCCAGCGGGTTGCCGGAGAGCGTCCCCGCCTGGTAGACCTTGCCGAGCGGCGAGACGTGGTCCATGAGGTGCGCGGGGCCGCCGTACGCGCCCACGGGCAACCCGCCGCCGATGACCTTGCCCCAGCACACGAGGTCGGCGTCTAGGCCGAAGCGCTCGACCGCCCCGCCGCGCGCGAGGCGAAACCCGGTCATCACCTCGTCGACAATAAGCAGCGCGCCGTACTCGCGGGTGAGCGCGCGCAGGCCCGCCAAAAACTCGGGTGTCGGGACCACCACGCCCATGTTGCCGACGACGGGCTCGAGGATCACCGCCGCGATGTCGCGCGGCCGCGCCTCGAAAAGCGCCCGCACCGAGGGGAGGTCGTTGTAGCGCGCGACCAAGGTCGTCTCGGCGGTGCTCTTCGGCACCCCCGCCGACGAAGGGACCCCCGTGGTCATCGCGCCCGACCCTGCGGCGACCAGCAGCGCGTCGGCGTGGCCGTGGTAGTTGCCCGCGAACTTGACGATCACGTCGCGCCCCGTCGCCCCCCGCGCGACCCGCAGGGCGCTCATCGTCGCCTCGGTGCCGGAGTTGACGAAGCGCACGCGCTCGCAGCCGGGGTAACGCTCGAGAACCCGTTCGGCCAGCCGGACCTCGCGCTCAGTGGGCGCGCCGAACGAGGTGCCCCCCTGCAAGGCCGCCTCGACCGCCGCCAGCACGCGCGGGTGGGCGTGACCCAGGATCATCGGCCCCCACGAGCCGACCGCGTCGAGGTATTCGTTGCCGTCGGCGTCCCAGAGCCGCGCGCCTCTGGCGCGGGCGATAAAGCGGGGCGTGCCGCCGACCGAGCCGAAGGCGCGCACGGGTGAGTTGACGCCGCCCGGGATGAGCCGCTGCGCGCGCGCGAAAAGGGCCGCTGAGGTGCGTGTCTCCATAACGCTATGCTCTCACGCGCCCCGCGCCGCTGCAAGGCGCTGGCTTACGCGCCCTACGCCCCTGCGAGACCCATGCGCCTCCAAACGCGCCCAAGGGGAGAGCGCGCTTAGACCGACCTCGCGCTGCCCGTCAACCCCCGCATGAGGCCTGACGCGCCTTGTCAGTGTGCCCTCGCGTTGCCGAGTCCGGTTGTGGATGCTCCCCTCGAACGCGCACCTCGGACGTCGCCTACCCCTCTTCAAACCCCGCGCTGGTAAACTTAAGCGTCCGGCAGTTCTCGGTCACGGTGCGCACCACGTGCTCCGGCACCTCTTTGTCGAAGCGGGCGTGGATCTCGAGCGTGACCTCTACCTCCGCCCCCTCTAGACCGCTGAGGTGCTGCAACACCGCGTCTGCGATGCTCCCGGCGTCCCGCAAAAAGCGGGTGGACCCGAGCTTGGCAGCGCCGTAGAACCGCTTGAGCTGCGCGCCTCGCGTCTCGCCAACCGTCACCGTATCCGTCGCCTCAGGGGTTGGGTGGGCGCTCTGGCCGTCTGGCGGCGCGGGGGGGACAGGGGGAGCCGCCGCCTCGTTGACGGCGCGCTCCGCCTCGAACTGCTTGATCGCCGCCTCCGCTTTGACGAGCAAGCCCTTGGTGGCGTCTAGGGGCACGTCCCCGGTGCGCAGCCCGAGGTAGCGGCCCTTTTCAGCGTCCCAGCCGTCCGCGTAGGCGAACGACTCCACCGACCAGGTCAGCAGCCTCAGGCCGTCTCTAATCGCATTGAGGAGCACCTGCGTGTCTTTGAGGCGGGGCAGGTAGAGGTAGCTGGCGAAGTCGTCAGAAAGCTGCCCCACGCCGACGTGGTCGCCGCGCCAGAGCGGGACCCCGTCGAGTTCGCGCTTGAGGAGCGTACCGGCCAGAACGGTGATCAGGGTGTCGTCGGCGCGGAGGCGTTTGGCGGCGCGCGCGACCAGCCCGTCTTTCGCCGTCAGCTTGGCCTCCTCCCACACCACCGGACCGCGCGGGTCGGGCTGGGTGGGGACGAGCAGCCACACATACGCCTCTGGAACGCGCGACTGAACCGTCTTGTCGGCGTCGGCCACCTTGGTCTTAGCCTGGTTGCGCTGGAAGGTGTCGAGGTTTAAAAGCTCCTGTTTGGCATCCTCTTCGATAGACCGCCACGCGAGATAGGTGCGCACGGCCCCCTCGAGGTCCTGGAGCCGCGCCGCGTCGGGCGCCAAGAAGACCAGGGTGTTCTTGTAGGTGCGGGCCCCGCCGCCACGGGTCTCGAGGATCGCCGCGGCCTCTTTGAGCGCGGCGCTCTCCCGCGCTCTGGCAGTGTGGCTAGCCTTAGGCCCAAGGATCACGAGCGCCGCGTTAGGTTCGTTCGGTACGTCGCCGCTGCCCTCTGGCATCACGTGTACGCGGGCGAAGTCGGCGCGGTTCGCGGCTTCGGCTTGGAGGCGCCTGCGGATCTCCTCTTCCACCGCGTCCTCGGAGAGGTCCCCGGCGCGGTCTTGCGCGAGCCTCGAGACGCTCGGCTGGGTGGCGTACCAGTAGCGTTCGCCGTTGACGTAGAGGTGCGTCGCCCCATCGGTGAGCCGCCGCAGCGCGTCGCCAAAGGTCGAGACGGTCTCGCCGGGTTGCGCGCAGCCCAGCTTGACGGTCTCCGCCGTGACGCCCCGGTTCTCGGAGCGCAGCGTCGGTGCGGAGCCCAGGTAGAGCGTCCGAGCGACCCGCCGACAGGCCGAGTAGCGGCCCAAGTTGGGGTACTCGCGGTCGAGCTTTAAGGGGAGCGAGTCGGGGCCGTCCACGTCTTTTTCGAGCACCGGCAGCCAGTTGTCCTCCAGATAGCGCGTCAGCTCCGACTGTACGGGCGGCGCGTCGATGGGGATGGTGGCGGGGAGGATGAGCAGGTTTTTGTCCTGCCGCTCCCACAGCTCGTGAATCACCGCCGCCATGAGCCGCAGTACCCCGCGCGTGCGCTGGAACTTCTCCAGGGAGGACCAGTCCGTGTAGAGCCGCTCGAACAGCTCGGGGTGGATGGGGTAGGCCGCGCGCATCCGCCTCTCGTACTCCGCTTCGCGCGTCGCCGAGGGGAACTCGCCCGCGTTGTCGCGGTACAGGCTCATGAACGCCCGGATCACGGCGTCGCGCTGCGCGTAGGTCTCGGGGTTCATCTCCTGGAAGAGCCGCCGCCGGACGATCTCGAAGCTCTCGTCGCTGCTCGCCGGGCGCCAGGCCGACTCGAGCCGCCCGATAGCGTTTTTGAGCCGCTCCAAAGCCAGCCGCCCGCGCTCGCCGCCCACCTCGATGTGCGTCCCGCCAGAGGCGCCCGTGTTCGACTCGCTCGCGGGGATGCTGACCACCAAGAGCGTCTGTGGTGCCGCCTTCGCGGCCTCGGTTAGGGTTTGCGCGAAGGTGAAGTGCGTCTCGGAGCTGCCGCCGGGCAGGTCGCTCTCGGTGTGGAGCTGCCGCGCATACGCCACCCACTCGTCGATGAGGATGAGGCACGGCCCGTAGCGGACGAAAAGCTTGCGCAGCGCGTCGCCGGGGTTTGTCGAGGTCTCGTCGGCCTCGCGCACCATCTCGAAGCCCTCGCGCCGCCCGAGCTGATAGGCGATCTCGCCCCAGAGCGTCCGCACCACCGTACCGTCGGCCTTGTGCAGGGGCTGCCCCGGCGAGATCTTGTTGCCGACCAAGACCACCCGCTTGACCCCCGAGGGCCGCGTGGTGCCGACCTCCTGCAGGACCGGCTCGAGCCCCGGCAGCTCGTTTAAGTTTTTGCCGGAGAAGAGGTGGTATAGAGCCAGCATCGAGTGCGTCTTGCCGCCGCCGAAGTTCGTCTGCAGCTCCACCACCGGGTCGCCGCCCCTGCCGCAGAGTCGCCGGATGGCGTTGCTGAGGAGCCCTTTAAGCCCGGCGGTGAGGTAGGTGCGGCGGAAGAACTCGCCCGCGTCCATGTACTCGCTGCTCGCCCCCTCCCCGACAAAGACCTGCCAGAGGTCGGCGGCGAACTCGGCCTGCCGGTAGGTGCCCTTGGCCACGTCCTTGTGCGGGGTGATCAGCTCGCGCCAGGGTTTGAGGGCGGCGTTGGGCGTCCCCTCGATGGCGGCGACCTTGCGCGTCTCGCGCCGCGCCTGCTCCTCGTAGACCTGGCGGCGCAGCTCCTGCTTGCTGCGCTCGACCTCCGCGGCCTCCGGGGCCGCGCTCACCGCGTTCAGAAGGCGCACCATCGTGTCCAAACCGCGGTCGGTGTCGTCGCTGCTAAAAGCCTTCTGGTGTGCCCACCGGTTGCGCACCTCCCGCAGCTCGCTCACGTAGGTGCGTTCGGCGTGCGAGAGCGTCCGCCGGAAGACCTCGTTCCACTGCCCCCACATGATGAGCAGCAGGGCGTGAACGTCGAGCTCGCTCTTGCCATCCACAAAGTCGTGCGTCTCGCGCAGGGTGCGCAGCGCCACCGAGGCCCACGCCTCCCCGTGAACCGAGCGCATCTCCCGTTCGACGAAGGGCGTGAGACCCTGTTTGAGCAGCTCCAGACCCTTACCGATCCGCTCTGCGTTCGTCACCGCCATCAGTTCCCCCCGAAGGCACTGGGTTGCGTCACCGTGGATGGTTGCGGCAGGTTGGCCGCCAGTTTCGTCAGCTCCGGCCACACGCTCACCAGCGCGTTATACGCCAGGGCCTCCTGCGCCCACTTTTTGCGCTCACAGAGGCTGTAGAGCCGGTACGCCAGGTCGCGCGCCACCTCGGCGGTGCTGCCGAGTGCCGCCAGGAGCGCCGCCGCCTTCTCCTCGCCGCCCTCCTCGAGCCGCTTGACCAGGTGCTGCGTCGCCTCCCAGACGGGCACCTCCTCGCCCGCTCGCGGCTGCCAGTCACTCGGCAGTTCGCTGCGCGCCAGCAGCCGCACCTTGCCCGCCCGCGCCGAGATGATACCCGCCTCGACCATCCCCGCGACCGCCGTGTTCTTGGCCTTGGAGAGCGTCTCCGCGTCGCCGTAGGCCCCGTCGTTCATGCCGAACTGCTCGAACCAGGCGAGCGCCCAGCGCGTGTCCGCGTCGAACTCGCCCTCCTGCTCGGCCAAGACTTCATCCAACATCCCATTGATGATAGCGAGCGCGGCCCGCACCGGCATGGGTCTGCCGTCGGACTCCAAGACCCGAGCGTAGCGGCTGAAGACCGCCATGCCGGGACCGATGGCGGCTTGGGCCAAGTCCACCGGTGCGATAGAGCCCTGCTGCAAGTTGCGCAGCGCGTCCGGCAGCTCGCGCCGCAGGGCGGTGAGAAACTCGCGCCTCGTGGCGGTGGGGGCGGTCTCACTGCGGGGGCGGCAGACGAGGACGATGGAGGAGGCGAGGGCGTTAGCGCTATTAGCGTTACTACGCCCCTTCCGTTCTGTACGCATAGGCCAAGTGCCGGTTATCTGAAAGTTTGCATCTAATAAGCCTGTAAGCATCGTTTCCCAGCCAGTAGAGGCAACTGATATTCCTACGGCGTTCTCGTCCGCATCTTCGGTTTCAGATTGTTTGAAGGCGTAGTAAACAGTCAGAGGAAACTCTGGGTGTGTGGCTTCGCGAATTTGTGTAAAAGCGTGTTTCAAGCCGTTTTCGAAGAACTTCCGAGCTTCATTATTCCAAGCGTAAGGTTGAAACCACCGCCTTTAGGCGGTCAGATTTCATCTGCTAGCCTTGGCGGATGGAGTATCGCTATGGCAGCCATACCGTCTTCAACATCGAGTACCACTTTGTGTGGGTCACGAAGTACCGCTACAAGGTGCTGAAAGGGGACATAGCCGAGCGTGTTAGGGAGTTGGTGCGGCAAACCTGCGAGGCGTTCGAGATACGGATTCTGAGCGGAGTGGTGAGTAGCGACCACGTGCATATTCTGGTGAGTGCGCCGCCGACAATGGCGCCGAGTGAGATCATGCGGCGGATCAAAGGGCGAAGTGCGAGCAAGCTATTCGAGGAGTATCCGAAGCTAAAAGCACGTTATTGGGGGCGGCACTTTTGGGCTAGAGGGTACTTCTGTGCGACGGTGGGGCAAGTCACGGAAGAGATGATCAAGAGCTACCTGGAGCATCACTTCGAGCCGACCCGAGAGGACAACTTCAGGACAGAGGACTGACGGGTCTATGACCCGTATCCCGACTTTCAGTCGCTCTTTCAAACCCTCCGACTTTAGTCGGTGGTTGTTTAGTCTTATTCCCATCGAAACGATACGGTGTAGCCACAAGCTCTTGTGATTTTGGGACAAGTAATGTTCCAAAAATACTCGGATATGTATTGGCGAGCGAGCGCCGCAACCAAATATAAAAGTAGTCGGAAAGGTCTGCGTAACCAATATTGTCGTAGTAGGGTGGGTCTGTCGAAATAATGGGTGTTTCATCCCTGTGTAGCGTTGCAGCGTTATCTTGCTGAGCCATGCCCTTCGCTTGAGAATTTAGTCTATTAAGTACCTTTTCTATCCATCCAAGCAAAATATCGACACTACCCGTAGAACTTGCAAACATGTTTGCTTCTGCATAGTCCCACATCATTGGAAGAGCTTGACGGGCGAACGTGCCTCGCACAATTTCCATCTGAGGGTTGTTTGCCCAAGTACAGACTGTTGAGCAGTATTCAGACATTCGGTCTACCGCACATGCCAAGTAAACCGCCACCGCATCCGCATACGCCCTCGCCCCGCTGCCACCACCCTCGAGCCCCTCGCCTTCGGGCATGTGGGCCTCGAGGGCGTCTTGCAACACTTTGTCCCTTGCCTCTTGCACCAAATCGCTAAAGGTTGTCAGGGCGACGAGTTGGCGGGGGGTGAAGAGGTCGGCAAAGGTGCGCATTCCGTAGTTCGGCGTTTTGAAGTCTCTTGGGTTGTGCGGTAGGTCAGCTTCGGGTTTCCATTCAGGTTTGGCTTCTGCTGCTGTATATACGTGCTCTTGTGTCGGTGCAAGATAGTTGCGGCCTCGGTCGCCCTCCGCTACTACCGCCATAAGCTGCGCACCCATCCTTCCAGCACGTCCTTCTGAACGGATGTGGTCGAGCGAAACAGGCGAACCACAGGCGACGCAATACGCTCCTTTCCGTCCGACCGTCCCCTCTTTTGGCGCACCTGCCCCGCTCTTGACCTCAAAGCGAATCCGCGGCGGCTGCTGCTCCCTGTCGATCACCGGCTCGGCGTAGGCTTCCTTACCCTTCTTGGAGGACAACACAAACGAGCGCACCAGCGGCATCTGCGCCCCGCACGCGGGGTTCGGGCACGTCACCGTGCGCGCCCACAACCACGCGATCACCGTCGCCTCACCGCCATCCGGCAGCTTGGCCTTGGGGTAGAGGTGCCCGATGCGCTTCTCGGCCTCGTCCCGCATCCACTTGCCGTAGTAGCGCACGTCTTCGGCCAACCCCTGCGCCCCCCGCCAGTCCTGCCGTTTGATGGTATGCCGCTGCGCCTCCGGGTTGATGGGCGCGCGTCCGGCGAACTTTGGCGGGATTTCGATGAGGGCTTTGTTGATCAAGACCGCCACCGGGTTGAGGTCGCTGGCGTGCGCCTCCAGACCGAGCCGCTGCGCCTCCAGGGGGATGCTGCCGCCGCCCGCGAAGGGGTCCAGGACGGGCGGTGGGTTGCCGCCTGTGGACTTGAGGATTTCGGCGCGGGCCGCGTTTAAGACCTTTTCGTTCGTCGTGTTTTCCCACTTCACCAGCTCTTCGATAAGCCTAAATAAGCGCTGCCGCTCCTCGTCCTGGGCCTCCTCGGTCGGGAACTTATCGGGGTGACTGCTGGGGTCATCGACGAGGCTGGCGAAGAGCACGGCGCGGCAGGCGGCGAGCGGGCGGCGTGCCCACCACAGGTGCAGGGTGTTGGGGTGGCCGTGGCGGATGCTCTTCTCGCGGGCGGACTCCTTGTTGATGGCTTCTAGCGGCAGCGCCACTTCGATGAGTTTGCGTTTGGGCATTGTAGTGGGTATGGTCATACAAACCTCGATTGAATTGCACATAGATTGCGGCGATTGCTTTTTAGGCTATGCCGTTCCAGACGGGAGAGAAGCCAATCTATTGCACAATGATTACACGGTAATTGCGCGTGGCGTAGCACAGATAGGCTTATCTTCATGGCGTCTCTGTGAGGTGGTGATGCACGTGATGTTGCAAGACCTGGGTGCGCCAAGTGGGCAGGCCACAGCCAAAAAAGTCTCGGTCTTCGGTCCAAATACCCGCGTCTAGCGCGAGTGCCAGGGCAACCGTGGGCCAGTCGTTGGGGTCTTGGGGGACGCGGGCGCGGGCAGCGAGTTCGAGATCGGCGTAAAACGTATGCACAATCACATCCAAGTTGCGCCTAGCGAGCAAGAGCGCCTCAGTCAGGAGCTCCTTGGCAATAGCGTCGGGCAGCCCGCGGCGTTCGGCGATGGTCCGCAGGCGTTTGGGCAACTCATAGGTCGCCTCGTCCCAAGCCGCCGAAGCGATATAGAGCTGCACGCGCGCGTCGCTCAGCAAGCGGCGCCCCCTCGCGCGCAGCACCTCGGCGACCAAAATGTTCGCGTCCACAACGAGTCTAAGCAACCTTATGTTCCTGGCTACCGTCTTCGTGGCTCTTGTGTCCCTGACTATCGGCAGTGCCCTCTTGGCGCCCCCAGTTTTCGGTCAGTTCGGCCACGAATTCGTCTTCACTCATACCCGTTCGTGCCAGCACCTCTGCCATGAGTGCGTCCAGCCGCTCCACCGACGCCTTGATCTCGGAGCTGCTCTTGTCTTTGGGTCTGATGGGCATGTAGAACCCGACTGGTCTGCCGTGCTTTTCAATCACGAGCGGCTCAGCGTCCGAGATATACGTTGTGGCCTTGTCCTTAAATTCGCGTACACCCACACGTTTCATGATTTTTCCCTCTCACATTCGTTCCGGTAGTCACCGCTTCAACGCCTGGAAGATGCTGGACCTAGAGGGTGTTCAGCTAGCCTCGCTAGCCCAAAACCCTCATACAGAGCGCCAAACCCCATG
This window contains:
- the hemL gene encoding glutamate-1-semialdehyde 2,1-aminomutase, with product METRTSAALFARAQRLIPGGVNSPVRAFGSVGGTPRFIARARGARLWDADGNEYLDAVGSWGPMILGHAHPRVLAAVEAALQGGTSFGAPTEREVRLAERVLERYPGCERVRFVNSGTEATMSALRVARGATGRDVIVKFAGNYHGHADALLVAAGSGAMTTGVPSSAGVPKSTAETTLVARYNDLPSVRALFEARPRDIAAVILEPVVGNMGVVVPTPEFLAGLRALTREYGALLIVDEVMTGFRLARGGAVERFGLDADLVCWGKVIGGGLPVGAYGGPAHLMDHVSPLGKVYQAGTLSGNPLAMAAGIATLEVIDETPDLYEVLEARTAQLEQGLRRAAQDAGVPVTLNRVGSMLTVFFTDEPVVDFESASRTDTAAFGRWFHHLLARGVYWPASAFEAAFLSYAHTEADIQAMVAAAREAFFALAEHQNAPTPDSDPEAELGVGV
- a CDS encoding Swt1 family HEPN domain-containing protein yields the protein MAVTNAERIGKGLELLKQGLTPFVEREMRSVHGEAWASVALRTLRETHDFVDGKSELDVHALLLIMWGQWNEVFRRTLSHAERTYVSELREVRNRWAHQKAFSSDDTDRGLDTMVRLLNAVSAAPEAAEVERSKQELRRQVYEEQARRETRKVAAIEGTPNAALKPWRELITPHKDVAKGTYRQAEFAADLWQVFVGEGASSEYMDAGEFFRRTYLTAGLKGLLSNAIRRLCGRGGDPVVELQTNFGGGKTHSMLALYHLFSGKNLNELPGLEPVLQEVGTTRPSGVKRVVLVGNKISPGQPLHKADGTVVRTLWGEIAYQLGRREGFEMVREADETSTNPGDALRKLFVRYGPCLILIDEWVAYARQLHTESDLPGGSSETHFTFAQTLTEAAKAAPQTLLVVSIPASESNTGASGGTHIEVGGERGRLALERLKNAIGRLESAWRPASSDESFEIVRRRLFQEMNPETYAQRDAVIRAFMSLYRDNAGEFPSATREAEYERRMRAAYPIHPELFERLYTDWSSLEKFQRTRGVLRLMAAVIHELWERQDKNLLILPATIPIDAPPVQSELTRYLEDNWLPVLEKDVDGPDSLPLKLDREYPNLGRYSACRRVARTLYLGSAPTLRSENRGVTAETVKLGCAQPGETVSTFGDALRRLTDGATHLYVNGERYWYATQPSVSRLAQDRAGDLSEDAVEEEIRRRLQAEAANRADFARVHVMPEGSGDVPNEPNAALVILGPKASHTARARESAALKEAAAILETRGGGARTYKNTLVFLAPDAARLQDLEGAVRTYLAWRSIEEDAKQELLNLDTFQRNQAKTKVADADKTVQSRVPEAYVWLLVPTQPDPRGPVVWEEAKLTAKDGLVARAAKRLRADDTLITVLAGTLLKRELDGVPLWRGDHVGVGQLSDDFASYLYLPRLKDTQVLLNAIRDGLRLLTWSVESFAYADGWDAEKGRYLGLRTGDVPLDATKGLLVKAEAAIKQFEAERAVNEAAAPPVPPAPPDGQSAHPTPEATDTVTVGETRGAQLKRFYGAAKLGSTRFLRDAGSIADAVLQHLSGLEGAEVEVTLEIHARFDKEVPEHVVRTVTENCRTLKFTSAGFEEG
- the tnpA gene encoding IS200/IS605 family transposase, which gives rise to MEYRYGSHTVFNIEYHFVWVTKYRYKVLKGDIAERVRELVRQTCEAFEIRILSGVVSSDHVHILVSAPPTMAPSEIMRRIKGRSASKLFEEYPKLKARYWGRHFWARGYFCATVGQVTEEMIKSYLEHHFEPTREDNFRTED
- a CDS encoding PIN domain-containing protein; translation: MDANILVAEVLRARGRRLLSDARVQLYIASAAWDEATYELPKRLRTIAERRGLPDAIAKELLTEALLLARRNLDVIVHTFYADLELAARARVPQDPNDWPTVALALALDAGIWTEDRDFFGCGLPTWRTQVLQHHVHHHLTETP
- a CDS encoding type II toxin-antitoxin system Phd/YefM family antitoxin — its product is MKRVGVREFKDKATTYISDAEPLVIEKHGRPVGFYMPIRPKDKSSSEIKASVERLDALMAEVLARTGMSEDEFVAELTENWGRQEGTADSQGHKSHEDGSQEHKVA